From Saccharomycodes ludwigii strain NBRC 1722 chromosome IV, whole genome shotgun sequence, one genomic window encodes:
- a CDS encoding uncharacterized protein (similar to Saccharomyces cerevisiae YNL180C | RHO5 | Ras HOmolog) — protein sequence MNNKIGSIPSLDGNQVNVINSNASNEDNSHILSPSSSSAAVPNMKYYKTIIIGPKKSGKSSYLCKLTTTIFQETYYPTNIESFNTFNVTIDPNDIILQQNEYKEFNNSVTYVNDPIYFDVLDTSGISLKQFEEQASGGSGNNNNNNDNNNNINANGRANPIMSSQFRLCLDYEFWIKNQLLGCFIMFDVTNLSDIKLTYEHILPLLFNKIGKSNADQNYSKLCCIIIGNKTDLKIDSTCKKWVDRIKKDFVNKYKYCNYVEFSCKEDNLSILQLPLLELSKIIEIRKQETITSNQKDKIKKYKDARSKGECIIQ from the coding sequence atgaataataaaattggttCTATTCCTTCCCTTGATGGTAACCAAGttaatgttattaattCTAATGCTAGCAACGAAGATAACTCCCATATATTATCCCCTTCTAGTTCCTCAGCCGCAGTACCTAATATGAAATACTACAAGACCATAATAATAGGACCCAAGAAATCGGGGAAAAGCTCATATTTGTGTAAATTAACTACTACAATTTTCCAAGAGACTTATTATCCTACAAATATAGAAAGTTTCAACACTTTTAATGTAACAATTGATCCTAATGATATTATATTACAACAGAATGAATATAAAGAATTCAATAATTCTGTAACATATGTTAATGAtccaatatattttgatgTTTTGGATACATCAGGCATTTCATTGAAGCAGTTTGAAGAACAGGCTAGCGGAGGtagtggtaataataataataataacgacaacaataataatattaatgccAATGGTAGAGCTAATCCAATAATGTCCAGTCAATTTCGATTATGTTTAGATTATGAGTTTTGGATAAAGAATCAACTTTTAGGGTGTTTTATCATGTTCGATGTTACCAATTTAAGcgatataaaattaacgTATGAGCACAtcttaccattattattcaataaGATCGGAAAATCTAATGCAGATCAAAATTACAGTAAGCTTTGTTGTATTATAATTGGTAACAAAACTGATTTAAAAATCGACTCGACATGTAAAAAATGGGTCgatagaattaaaaaagactttgttaataaatacaaatattgCAATTATGTAGAGTTTAGTTGTAAAGAAGACAATTTAAGTATTTTACAACTACCGCTGCTGGAATTAAGCAAAATAATCGAGATTAGGAAACAGGAAACTATAACTAGCAatcaaaaagataaaattaagaaatatAAAGATGCGCGATCTAAAGGGGAATGCATAATCCAATaa
- a CDS encoding 2,4-dienoyl-CoA reductase (NADPH) (similar to Saccharomyces cerevisiae YNL202W | SPS19 | SPorulation-Specific), with product MTINSNSSSKDSFTTKTNAPQPIVQSATPTEQILPNVDNIVPNFRLDDYVTVVTGGSGGLAHTLCQALLLQGSSLALVDLDLLKLKDVRDKLNSFIKQNNITPKNSNPVKISIWECDVSNSNEVNEIVSKITSEHDGTIPFKLVHTAGFCNNIPAEQYDPVKAEYLVKVNLMGSLYFAQALTNLHLTSQNIPKNRRRLSISTKVDETKNNIDDKVVVDALALPNFKGKVSFVFIGSMSGLIVNTPQPQVAYNMSKAGVIHMVKSLACEWAKYGIRINCISPGYIATDLTKKVISQSAEGAALQKEWTSRIPLGRMAEPKEFVGAMLYLLSDNASTYTTGENMIIDGGYTCW from the coding sequence atgaccaTCAATTCCAACAGTTCCTCTAAAGATTCTTTCACTACTAAAACAAATGCTCCCCAACCCATTGTCCAGTCGGCCACACCGACAGAGCAAATACTACCCAATGTTGACAATATTGTCCCCAATTTTAGATTGGATGACTATGTAACTGTAGTTACTGGTGGTTCTGGTGGGTTGGCACATACTTTATGCCAAGCTTTGTTGTTGCAAGGCTCATCATTGGCCTTGGTTGATTTGGATctattgaaattaaaagatgtTCGTGATAAACTAAATTCGTtcattaaacaaaataatatcactCCAAAAAATAGCAACCCCGTTAAAATTTCTATCTGGGAATGTGATGTTTCCAATAGCAACGAAGTCAATGAAATTGTTAGCAAAATCACATCTGAACATGACGGTACAATACCATTCAAATTGGTTCATACTGCTGGGTTTTGTAATAACATTCCCGCTGAGCAATATGACCCAGTGAAAGCTGAGTATCTGGTTAAAGTCAATTTAATGGGATCATTATATTTTGCACAGGCTTTGACCAATTTACACTTGACTTCTCAAAACATTCCCAAGAATAGAAGAAGATTGTCCATTTCTACAAAAGTGGATGAAACCAAGAATAACATAGATGATAAAGTTGTTGTTGACGCTTTAGCGTTGCCTAATTTTAAAGGCAAGGTATCCTTCGTTTTTATTGGCAGCATGAGTGGATTGATTGTAAATACACCTCAGCCACAAGTGGCTTATAATATGAGTAAAGCCGGTGTCATTCATATGGTCAAATCTTTAGCCTGTGAGTGGGCTAAGTACGGCATTAGAATTAACTGTATTTCTCCAGGATATATTGCAACCgatttaacaaaaaaagtcatATCTCAGTCTGCTGAAGGTGCTGCTTTACAAAAGGAATGGACTAGTAGAATTCCTCTCGGTAGAATGGCAGAACCCAAGGAATTTGTTGGTGCTATGTTGTATTTATTGAGTGATAATGCAAGTACTTATACCACTGGTGAAAATATGATTATTGATGGTGGTTACACATGCtggtaa